The nucleotide window TTGTCTGCTCTAAATTGTTGTTCGAAAGCAGACCCCGGTTTCTGATTGGATCATCCCACGGGAGTCACTATGAAGATATACAACGTCACAGGGTATCTGATTATTTTGGCGTACATGCTGGCGTGTATGGTTTCCGCCCCATCTCACCTGGGACCTTGGAACGGCCTGCTAATCGGCGGCGTTTATTTTGTGTCCTGCTGGTTTCTTGCGGGCGTGTATCTGGCGGATGTTCTTCACTTGGGAATCGCTCATCGTTCACTCGACTACAAGGAATGGTTCATGCAAGCTGTCACGGTCGTGAACAACTCCTTCGGGATTTATGTCGATCCGATCGCCTGGGTGAATCGCCATCGACTGCATCATCGACACGCGGACCATGATGGCGATCCCAATAAAATTGCGAGCGATGGTTTTTGGCGAACTCTGTATCTCTGTGTCATGCCCTATCGATGCATTGAGGATGTGGCCACCGACAAGATCTTGAAGTCCTGGCCTTTTCGCGTCACCGCGCACCCGTTGTTCGCAATCGTTGCACAGGCTGCTAGTTTTTATCTGTTGTGGAAGTTAGTTGGTTCCCTGAAGTTTGTGCTCGTGATGTGGTTTGGAATGCGGATTTTTGCGTGGTGGGTCAATATGGTGCAAAACTACTGGACCCACACTCGAACATTTGGATACCGGCGCTATCACGATGACGACAACGCCATGAATATCGGCGATTGGCTACCGGTAACCGCGACCTTCAGCGCTTGTCTGCAAAATAATCATCACCACTATCCGGGCCTGTTGCGGTTGAGCCACGACGAATCGGAATATGACTTCGGATTTCTGACTGTCAAGATTATGAAACAGCTTCACCTGGTGAAGGCCACTGCCAAGGGTGCAGAATTACCGAAGGACGTCCCATTGCAAGCGCTAGAGTTTTAGCGTGTTCTTTGGCTGTTTCATAAATGGTTCGATCGTCTGCCTGAAAAAACCAGGCGCAATCTCTTCGCCGTCCAGGCCATAGCGCTCCGGCCATTCATCAGGATAGTAATAAGTTCCGAACAGTCTATCGATCCACGGAAAATGAATCGCGAAGTTCTTGTCGATCCCCTCTTTTTGCGAGGTATGGTGCCAATGATGATAGCGGGGCATCACCAGAAACTCTTCAAGCCATGCGGCGTTGGGACCGAAATTGCAATGAGTCCAGGTGGCGTGCAGGGTGACGAAAATCAAATACGCCAGGATGATCGATTGCGAAAATCCAAACATGAGAGGGACAAGGATAAATCCGCGCACGAGCGTGTCGTCTACAAAGTGGGAGCGTGAGCCAGCGATCCAATCCAGCGCCTTCGAAGAATGGTGCACGGCATGAAAGCGCCACAGAAAAGGCACTTTATGCAAAGCCAGATGAATGAAGTATTCGGCGACGTCCGCCACCACAACGGCCAGAAAGAATTGCAAAAACCAGGGCATGCGAGCAATGACTTGTTGCAAAACCGGAACACCCAAATATTTCGTGGCCTGAGTAGCGGGCAATAAAACAAGGAAAGACAGAATTTGAATCGGGAGATGAGTGGACATGAAATAGACCACGTCCAAAGTCCACTGGTTCCGAAAAGTTCCCTGTTGTGGATACTGGGGCCAGATTCTTTCCAGTGGCACGTAGATAATCGCCATCAGGAGCATGTCAAGCAGGAACCAGTCCAGGCCGATTGCGGGCCCGCTGTGCAACGTACCGTTAATCTGCACGCTTGATCCGCCCCATGCCGTCGCTGCGATGGCCAGCAACATTCCCGTCAATGACAGAATCTTTTTCTTGCGCTTAATGGAAGAAATAATTCCGAACAAGATGGCGCCCACGATGAGGCATTGGATCAAGACACGCAGGGTATGCAATGGATAATGCGTCCGCAGTTCAGGAGAGGTCAGGAACTGAGGGAAATGCAGGCACAACACTGCTCCGAAGGAAAGGAATCCAAAGAAAACTGAAAGTATCCCGCTCCACCAGCCTGTTCCGAAACCAGTGGACTCGGCATCGCCAAAAAATTCGTTGATCTTTTGCTCGATCACGATGCCTCCTAGCTTACTTTTCTCGATTCATGCAGGCTAGTGGAAAATAGCGAAGGGCCACGCGATTGACGCGTGGCCCCAGAGTCTAGTGCGTGACATGGACTTACTGTTGCGCGGCTTGCTCGGTCGTTGCTGAGGCGGTTGTAGCCGGCGTTTCTGCCTGCACGGCCGCCTGCTTCTGCTCGACCGGCTGGATCTTCACCGTCTCCAGGATTTTTTCCAGCTTGCCGAACACTTCGTCGTGATTGACGGCGACGACATCTTCTTCGGTGCCGTAGCCCGCAGTGCCCAGGCCGAGTACGAATTCGTAGCACGCACCGCTTTCATAGCGATGGTAGTACTGCGTTTCGGACTGTTTCAGGGCGTCGCCGGAAAAGTTGGAAGTCTTTTCCATGGTGGCCGTTCCGACTTGCAACTTCTCGGCATTCATCGGCTCGCTGTCGGGATTGCTCGCATCCACGACGGCGAACTCCGAACATTCCTGCTCCGACAGGCTGCGATTCACGTTCACATGAAAGAATGCAGTCGTGAAGTCGGTGCCCTTATAGGTCTTCGCCGGCACGGCGACCATGGCGACGGACTCTCCGCCGGGCTGCACGAAGTTCATCGGTACCCCGCCGACTCCAGCAACTTCCGGCTGAATCTTGTCGCCAGAAGCCAGTTCATACTTGCGCGGGTAGCGGAACGATACGCCCGACTTCGGATCGCTATAGGTCACGATCGCAGCCGGCCGCTTCTTCGTCGTCTTCTTCTTTTCGACCGCGACCGGGGTAACGGGCGCAGGAGTTGGCGTTAGCGATGGTGCTGGCGTTGTGCCGGCGGTTTGCGTGTCTGGGGTCGAAATGCCGACCAAGGCTTTCTTGGGCGACTGTTTCGAGCAGGCGCTGAGTGCGATCAGAATTCCCAGGATTACGAACCCGGCAATCATCGCGATCTTCTGTTGGCGCGACCAGGCGGAAAGCGTCGTACCGGAATAGTTGTTGTTGGTCTTGTGGGGGAATTTCTCAAAGTTTGTCATGGTGTCACCTCCGCTGCTGATGCAGACGCAAGTGATAGGGCAAGGGCAGTGCCAGGTGAGAATAGATTGATTTCACGCCGGTTAGTTGCGAAGGAGTTCGTCGGAGCTGTGGGCGGCGTCACTCAGCGTGTCCCGTGAGACACACTGCGCAGGCTTTCGCGGGTCTCGTATCATGTATGGCATGAAAGAGTCGCTCACGCTCTATCGTCCAGTCGGCAAAGGCGAGATGGAGCTAATCCGAGACAGCGGCTTCGCCCGGTTCCCGCCGCGGTTGGCGCAGCAACCGATTTTCTATCCAGTCCTGAACGAAGAATATGCCCGCGAGATCGCGGAAAAATGGAACGTCCGTAATGAGCAATCAGGCTATGAAGGTTATGTAACTCGATTCGAAGTTCGGGCCGAGTTTGTGTCGCAATTCGCCGTAAAGCAGGTTGGCGATGCCGGTCATCGCGAGCTATGGATTCCGGCGGAACGGCTGGAAGAGCTCAATCAGAACATCATTGGGAAGATTGCAGTCGTCGCGGCGTTTCCATCGTCCGCAGCCAGTCATAGCCGATGACCAACATAGACTCCTATCGCGGACGCCTGGCCCCGTCGCCGACCGGCCTGCTCCACGCGGGCCATGCGCGCACCTTCTGGATTGCCGCGCAGCGCGCGACCGAACGCGAAGGCACTCTGATCCTCCGCAACGAAGATCTGGATCCACAGCGCTCCCGCTCAGACTGTGCCACTGCGATGATCGAAGACTTGCACTGGCTCGGGATCCGATGGAGTGAAGGTCCGGATTGCGGCGGTCCGTATGGCCCGTACGCGCAGAGCCAGCGCCGCACTTTTTACCTCGCAGCGTGGCAACGGTTGCGCGACGCGGGCGTCATCTATCCGTGCACCTGTTCGCGCAAGGATCTCGCGCAAGCAACAAACGCGCCGAATGACAATGACGATGACGACGAGCCGATTTACCCCGGCCGATGCCGCAGTCGTACTGATGCTGCCGATTTCGCGCAACCGGCGGGAGTAAATTGGCGGTTTCGTGTGCCCGATGGCGAAGCGCTCTCATTCACTGATCTGAATCTCGGTGCGCAACGTTACGTTGCCGGGGATGACTTCGGAGATTTCCTGGTGTGGCGTCGCGATGATGTTCCCGCCTATCAGTTAGCCGTGGTTGTCGACGACGAGGCCATGAAGATTACGGAAGTTGTCCGCGGCGCCGATCTGCTCAAGTCGACGGCGCGGCAATTGCTCCTGATTCGCGCGCTCGCGTATTCCACTCCTGACTATTTTCATTGTGAGTTGGTGCGTGACGCTTCCGGCGTGCGCCTGGCAAAGCGTCACGATGCCCTCAGCATCCGGCACTTGCGTGAGAGTGGGATGTCAGCCGCGCAGCTACTGGCATCGGCAACTAGCGTCTCTTCCTGAGCCGCGCGTGATTTCGCACCAGTTCCTCGACTGCCGCCTTGAATGCGGAACGCACGGTGGACTCATGTTCGGGAATGACGTCGTTGATCAGCAGCATGGCCGTGCCGTGCACCAGTGACCAGAGGGCGATGATCAGGGGACGATATCGTTCGCCCTCGCCGCCCAGCCACTCCCCGGCTTTTTGAACGACGTATTCGAAATTGGGCCGAGGTTTATGACTGGTGATCACGATCCGCGACGCGATCAATTCGTACTCGCGCGGATGCTTGAGGGCATAGTCCAGCAGGCAATGGCACACTTCCTGCAGGGACTGGCACCGTTGAATCAACACGGCTAGCGCGGCCTGATGCCGTTGCAGGAGCGCGCGCAACAGTGCCCGGCGGTCCTTAAAGCGGCGATAAACAGCGGGCGTGTTCGTTCCGGCCGTCTTGGCTACGGCCCGCATGGTGAGGCTCTGTTGCCCTCCGGCGGTCCAAAGCTTCTGGGCGGCTTTCAGAACTCGGTCTTCCAGTTCGGGATCAGCTTGCCTGGGCAATTGCCTGCCTCCGTCTCCAGGTATTTTAACGTTGACACTGTTACGTTAACACTGTATACATAATGCGGTCGTTGGCGTCCTCCCCCGGTTCCATCATCCGCTGCGTTGTTAGTCTGCGCGCAGCGGCCCTTTCAGGGAACAGAGCGAACACTCTGCGATTGCACAACCGAGTTTAGCTGGCCAGCGCAAAATTCCGATATCCAAGGTGAACTTTTGAAAAAACAATTCTTCCTGTTTCTCGCAGTCTTCCTGTGTGTAGGGCTTTCCACCATCTCCTTTGCTAAACAGCCGCAAGGCGCGACCTTTCAGATGCTGACTCCGCCGGTTGATACCTGGGTCAACTATGCTCTTTCCGCCGATGGCAGCGTGCTGGCGGCGAACGTGGGCGGAGAAATTTTCCGCTGGACTGCGGCGCAGGGCTACGTGGATCTGGGCGCCGGCGATCCTTTCAACTCCAGCATCGGCATTTCGGCCGATGGCTCGACCATCGCGGCCACCATCATTGGCCCGGATGGTCTCACCAATCCCGGCCGCTGGCGAGAATCAACCGGCTGGATCAGCCTCGGCCATCTTGCCAAAGGCTGCCAGATGGATGGCAATTGGGGCAGCGGTTATAGCCTGAATCACGATGGATCGATCGTCGTTGGGCTGGTCTGGTACTGCCCGGGCGCGCAGGGATTCCGCTGGACCGAAGGCAAAGGCATGGTCGGGCTCAGTCACCCCAAGGGCGCAAGCAGCCGGGCGAGCGCGATCTCGGCCGATGGTTCGACGATTGTCGGATTCTACGAACATCCCAAGCAGGGATTTCGCCGCGCTATCCGCTGGACTCCGAAGGGTGATCTGTTCACCGGCGTCATGACCCCCGGCGAAGCAACTGCGGTCAGCGCCAACGGATCGCAGATCGTCGGTCAGGCGGTCGACGCCACTGGATTTCATGCCTTCTACTACACCGCCGCCGCCGGCGTCATTTCGCTCGGCACCACTTCTGGAATCCCTTCCGATCAAAGTGTCGCCAACGGAGTTTCCGAGAAAGGCAAGGTCGTGGGCTGGAGCGGAGATCCATTCTTTGGCATGCCGGAAGCGTTCATCTGGAGTTCGTCGAATCCCACGGCACAGATGCGCTCCATGGCGAAATTTCTGAAATCGGCAGGTGCAGTTATTCCGGATGGAATCTATCTCACCACCGCGCTGGCGATTTCGGCCGACGGCAAGACCATCGTCGGCACCTGGTTGGACAACAACTTCAATCAGGGAAATTGGATCGCGCATACCCGATAACTACGAACAGCTTCTTCCTGGAGTAACACACTGGGCCACGTTCGAATCTGAACGTGGTCCTTTTTCGTGGCCGGAAAAGGCACTCTCTTCAGTACCAGGAGGCGAGGTACAGATGTAACTAGAGGCGGGGCAGGCCTTCCGGCTAACATCGCTACCATAGCCGCTTGCAACGGCGGGGGAGAGGAGTTATGCGCCGAACTTTAGCGATAGGTATCTTGTTCGCTGTCAGCAGCGCGGCCCTGGGACAGTCGCTCGGCGATGCCGCTCGCCAGAACCGTCAAAAAGAAAAAACGAGCGCGAAGGCTCCGAAGAAAGTCATCACTAACGACGAGATCCCGGAGAGTCCGACTCCGACTTCCAATTCATCCGCGCACGAGTCAAGCGGGAAGGCAGATACCAATTCATCGTCTCCAAGTCCTTCCACTTCCCGGTCCGCACGCGAATGGCGCAGCATCATCATCGCGCAGA belongs to Acidobacteriota bacterium and includes:
- a CDS encoding fatty acid desaturase codes for the protein MKIYNVTGYLIILAYMLACMVSAPSHLGPWNGLLIGGVYFVSCWFLAGVYLADVLHLGIAHRSLDYKEWFMQAVTVVNNSFGIYVDPIAWVNRHRLHHRHADHDGDPNKIASDGFWRTLYLCVMPYRCIEDVATDKILKSWPFRVTAHPLFAIVAQAASFYLLWKLVGSLKFVLVMWFGMRIFAWWVNMVQNYWTHTRTFGYRRYHDDDNAMNIGDWLPVTATFSACLQNNHHHYPGLLRLSHDESEYDFGFLTVKIMKQLHLVKATAKGAELPKDVPLQALEF
- a CDS encoding sterol desaturase family protein: MIEQKINEFFGDAESTGFGTGWWSGILSVFFGFLSFGAVLCLHFPQFLTSPELRTHYPLHTLRVLIQCLIVGAILFGIISSIKRKKKILSLTGMLLAIAATAWGGSSVQINGTLHSGPAIGLDWFLLDMLLMAIIYVPLERIWPQYPQQGTFRNQWTLDVVYFMSTHLPIQILSFLVLLPATQATKYLGVPVLQQVIARMPWFLQFFLAVVVADVAEYFIHLALHKVPFLWRFHAVHHSSKALDWIAGSRSHFVDDTLVRGFILVPLMFGFSQSIILAYLIFVTLHATWTHCNFGPNAAWLEEFLVMPRYHHWHHTSQKEGIDKNFAIHFPWIDRLFGTYYYPDEWPERYGLDGEEIAPGFFRQTIEPFMKQPKNTLKL
- the gluQRS gene encoding tRNA glutamyl-Q(34) synthetase GluQRS, with amino-acid sequence MTNIDSYRGRLAPSPTGLLHAGHARTFWIAAQRATEREGTLILRNEDLDPQRSRSDCATAMIEDLHWLGIRWSEGPDCGGPYGPYAQSQRRTFYLAAWQRLRDAGVIYPCTCSRKDLAQATNAPNDNDDDDEPIYPGRCRSRTDAADFAQPAGVNWRFRVPDGEALSFTDLNLGAQRYVAGDDFGDFLVWRRDDVPAYQLAVVVDDEAMKITEVVRGADLLKSTARQLLLIRALAYSTPDYFHCELVRDASGVRLAKRHDALSIRHLRESGMSAAQLLASATSVSS
- a CDS encoding TetR/AcrR family transcriptional regulator; translation: MPRQADPELEDRVLKAAQKLWTAGGQQSLTMRAVAKTAGTNTPAVYRRFKDRRALLRALLQRHQAALAVLIQRCQSLQEVCHCLLDYALKHPREYELIASRIVITSHKPRPNFEYVVQKAGEWLGGEGERYRPLIIALWSLVHGTAMLLINDVIPEHESTVRSAFKAAVEELVRNHARLRKRR